A segment of the Streptococcus dysgalactiae subsp. dysgalactiae genome:
GATGTTATGGGAGCTTTTGTGGCTTTTTACCTTTGGAAGGCTGTGTTTGATTCTTCCAAACAGTCCTTGATTAATGGTTTTACTCTGTCAGATATGACCTTTTATATTATCATGAGTTTTGTGACGGCTTTGTTAACGAAATCGGATAGCTCCTTTATGATTGGTGAGGAAGTGAAAGATGGGTCTATTATCATGCGGTTGCTTCGGCCAGTTCACTTTGCGGCTTCTTACCTTTTTATGGAGATAGGCTTTCGGTGGATTGTTCTCATCAGTGTTGGCTTTCCGTTTTTGGTTGTGATTTTCGGGATCAAACTAATGGCGGGAATGTCGTTCTGGCAACTTCTAGCTACTGTGTTTCTCTACCTGCTTAGTCTTTTATTGGCCTTCTTGATTAATTTTTATTTCAATATCTGTTTTGGCTTTTCTGCCTTTGTTTTCAAAAACCTTTGGGGTTCTAACTTATTAAAGAATGCCTTGGTTGCTTTTATGTCAGGCAGTCTGATTCCATTGGCCTTTTTTCCTAAGATGGTTGCTACCGTCCTTGGACTTCTCCCGTTCTCCTCTCTCGTTTACACCCCTGTCATGATTGTGATTGGGAAATATCGATTTGAGCAGATAGGGGTAGCCATAGGCTTGCAATTCTTTTGGTTGATGGTCATGATCCTCTTGTCCCACGTTATTTGGAAACAGGTTCAGGATCATTTAACGATTCAAGGAGGATAAGATGGCAAAATTGAGACGTATGCACGCTATTTTTATCAAACAATACCTCAAACAAATCATGGAATACAAGGTTGACTTTGTGGTTGGGGTGTTGGGTGTTTTTCTCACACAAGGCTTGAATTTACTCTTTTTGAAGGTGCTTTTTCAGCACATTCCCTCTTTAGACGGCTGGACCTTTCAGCAAATTGCGTTTATTTATGGCTTTTCTTTGATTCCTAAAGGGATTGATCATCTCTTTTTTGATAATCTTTGGGCTTTGGGACAACGTCTTGTACGTAAGGGGGAATTTGATAAATACCTAACGCGCCCAATTAGTCCTTTGTTTCATGTTTTAGTAGAGACCTTTCAAGTGGATGCCTTGGGAGAATTATTGGTTGGGATTATCTTATTAGTCACAACGATGGGAACCTTGACATGGAGCATTCCTAAAGTCCTTCTTTTCATACTAGTGATCCCATTTGCTACCTTGATTTACACTTCTTTAAAAATTGCGACCGCTAGTATTTCTTTTTGGACCAAGCAATCAGGAGCAGTCATTTATATTTTTTACATGTTCAATGACTTTTCCAAATACCCCATGTCCATTTACCATTCACTGTTGAGGTGGGTTATTAGTTTTGTGATTCCATTTGCTTTTACGGCCTATTACCCAGCCTCTTACTTTTTGACAGGTCAGCATCTGGCTTTTAATATTGGAGGCTTGGTAATTGTATCCTTGCTGGTCTTGGCCTTATCGCTTAAGCTTTGGAATTGGGGACTAGGTGTTTATGAAAGTGCTGGTTCCTAGAGAGACTCTTAAACAAATTGAAAATCGTTTAGGTCAGAATATGAAAACCTAGTTAATGAAGAAAGGCAGCTGTTGTAAAAACGACTGCCTTTTTTGTGATGGTTTACCAAGCGTAGGCATTGGTTGGAGCTTGTAAGTAGTCTAGCCACTGTCTATCTTTAAGACGGCAAAGGGTAACAGAGATGCCAGTCATGTCAAGGCTAGTCATGAATTTTCCATTTTTGATAAAAGGAAGATGAAGCCCTTCAAGATCTAAAAGTTGATGGATATCGTTCAGAAAAATGCCTTGTTCCAAGTCGGTTGCTGTTCCTAAATTATTGACTAGAAGAATAAAATGTTCGTCCTCTTGCCAATGGAATTTAATTTGAAGCTTATTAACAATTTCTACAGCCAGATGCTCTGATGACATAAATGGGACCGTACGATAGCCTTCTTCACCATGAATGCCAATCCCATATGAAATCTGATGATCAGGCAAGTCAAAAAGAGGTAGTGCCGCATTGGGTAGGCTAGCAGATTTGGTTGCAAATCCGATGGTAGCAATCTCTGTGGCAAGGTCAAAAGCTAGGTGTTCAAGGTCATCCAAACTTGCCCCTCTTTGTGCAGCTGCTCCTAAGATTTTGTGAAGCAATATGGTTCCAGCGAGTCCCCGGTGACGCATTTGGAATTGCTTTTTAGGTTCAACCGAGATATCGTCGTGGGAAATAATATATTTGATGTTACGACCTTCTTGTCGTGCTAGATGAATGGCTTGGCTAAATTCACGAATGTCGGCTTCAAAGTTTTTGATAATCACAAAGACCCCCTTACCTTTATCTAGAAATCGCAGGGCTTCTAAGATATCTGTGGCAGTTGGGGGAGTAAAAATATCGCCATAGATAGCAGCTGACAGCATACCATCACCAACGAAGCCGGAATGAGCAGGTTCGTGTCCGGATCCTCCTCCGGATAAAATTGGAATGAGTTGATCATCGAGATGCCTATTATAAATAATAGGCAAATCCTGTAATTGGGCTAGGTGGGGATGGGCTGCTAATACACTTGCTATATATTGGGAAATAAGCGTTTGTGTTTGATTTAATATGGTTACCATAACGTTTTCCTCGTTTAATGAATGCTGGTTAAGATAAGCTGCTTGAGATAGGTAAGACAAGGTTTAGGCTCACTCTGACTAACATAACCTTTAATCATATCTGCTAATGCCCTAGCGTGATAATGGATTAAAAAAGCAAGGTAATCAGAATCATCAGATTGGCTCATTTCTTGACTTTGGTATTCAGAAATGATTTTAGCCATTAAGACCTGACAGTAGTCTACAAAGTAGCTGTAAAAATCATTTTGCCCTTTGATATCAAATAGTTGGGCATAAAATGTCTTGTTGCGTTCAAAATAAAAGAGCAACTCTTCTAACAGTTGAAAGCCACTGATGTAATTGAGATTGTGTGTGACCTGTTCCTGAAGTTCAGTCTCAAAAATCCAGTCTAACAGTTCATACTTATCTAGAAAATGATTGTAGAAGGTTTGGCGCCTGATTTGGGCCTGATCCATAATATCAACGACAGAAATTTTATCAAAGCTTTTCACTGCTAGTTGCTTTTTGAAAGCCTTGGCAATTTTTTTCTTAGTGATGAGAGAAGTTGCCATAAGTAATCCTTTAATATGAAATATCTTCTGCCATTATACCTTATCAAAGGCATTTTAGAAAGAAAAGGGACAAATCCTTAGATTTGTCCCTTACGTTTTGGGAGGAGCTATTTTATAATGAAAGCGTAAACAAAAAATTGGAGGAAGATCCATGAAAAAAATTATGAATGATGCCACTCAGATTGTGGACGATATGTTGCAAGGTTTAGCTTATATGCATGATGACTTAGTGGAACGCCTAGATGGTTATGATGTGATTGTTCGTAAAGCAGAGAAGACGGGAAAAGTAGCCCTTATTTCAGGTGGTGGTTCTGGACATGAGCCATCTCATGCTGGTTTTGTTGGTGAAGGCATGTTGTCAGCAGCAATCTGTGGTGCAGTCTTTACTTCCCCAACTCCAGATCAAATTTTAGAAGCTATCAAAGCAGCTGATGAAGGGGCTGGTGTCTTTATGGTCATCAAAAATTATTCAGGTGACATTATGAACTTTGAAATGGCCCAAGAATTAGCAGAAATGGAAGGCATTGATGTTGCCAGTGTTGTTGTTGATGATGATATTGCGGTTGAGAATAGCCTCTACACTCAAGGTCGTCGTGGCGTTGCGGGAACCATTCTTGTTCACAAGATTTTGGGACATGCTGCGCGTGAGGGCAAATCATTAGCGGATATTAAAGCTCTTGCTGATGAATTGGTCCCAAATATTAAAACTATTGGTCTAGCTCTTTCTGGAGCAACTGTTCCCGAAGTTGGCAAACCTGGTTTTGTGCTTGAAGATGATGAGTTTGAATACGGTGTTGGTATTCATGGTGAACCAGGCTACAAAAAAGAAAAATTACAATCATCATCAGTATTAGCTCAAGAGTTGGTAACTAAATTGGCAGATAGCTTTGACATGAGCGCAGGACAACATTATGGCATCTTGGTCAATGGTTTGGGAGCTACGCCATTAATGGAACAATACGTTTTTGCGAATGATGTGGCAAAACTCTTGGCAGAAAAAGATGTCACAGTCAGCTTCAAGAAAATTGGTGACTACATGACGTCTATTGATATGGCTGGTTTGTCTTTGAGCTTGATCAAACTTGACAAGGATGAATGGACAGAAGCTCTTCAATCAGATGTTATCACACCAGCTTGGTAAGGAGGAAATCATGCAAGCACAAGATGCAATCAAATGGATGACCTTATTTAATGATAAAATTCAAGTGAATAAGGATTATTTAAGTCAATTGGATACGCCTATCGGAGATGGTGACCACGGTGGCAATATGGCGCGCGGGATGTCTGCTGTCATGGAAAATCTTGACGGTAAAGAATTTGCGAGCGCAGCGGATGTCTTTAAGGTCGTTGCTATGCAGTTGCTAGGCAAAGTTGGTGGAGCTTCAGGCCCGTTGTATGGTTCTGCCTTTATGGGGCTTTCAAAAGCTAGTGAAGATAGCAGTTTGGCAGATGCTTTGCAGGCTGGATTGGACATGATTCAAAAACGTGGTAAGGCAGAAAAAGGTGAGAAAACCATGGTGGATGTTTGGATTCCTGTGATTGAAGCCTTGAAAAATGACGGGTTAACCAAGGATGTGGTTGAAGAGGCTGTTTTAGCTACCAAAGACATCCAGGCAACTAAAGGACGCGCTTCTTATGTAGGAGAACGCTCAGTCGGTCATATTGATCCAGGTTCCTTCTCATCAGGACTCTTATTTGAAGCGATGTTGGAAGCAGAGGTGGTTTAATGTCAGATTTGGGAATTATTATTGTATCGCATTCTAAAAATATTGCTCAAGGAGTTGTCGACCTGATTTCAGAGGTGGCGACAGATGTTGCCATCACCTATGTCGGTGGTACAGAAGATGGTGGTATTGGCACCAGTTTTGACCAAGTACAGGCTATCGTTGACGCCAATCCTAAGGATGACTTATTGGCTTTCTTTGATCTTGGATCTGCCCGCATGAATATCGAAATGGTTTCAGATTTTTCTGACAAGACCATTACCTTGAATGTGGTTCCCATTGTCGAAGGGGCTTACACAGCAGCAGCTCTTATTCAGGCTGGCGCGGACAAGGATGCTATTTTAAGTCAGTTAGAAGAATTAACTATCAATAAATAAATAGCAAGGAGATTATCATGAATTTTATCGGTGAACTGTTAGGAACGTTTATTTTGGTTTTATTAGGAGACGGTGTGGTTTCTGCTTGTATCTTGAATAAAACCAAAGCTCAAAATAGTGGCTGGATTGCTATTGTTTTGGGCTGGGGAATTGCTGTAACCGTTGCGGTTTATATTAGTGGTTTCATGAGTGGTGCCCACTTAAACCCAGCCGTGACACTCGCTATGGCAGCCATTGGCTCATTGCCATGGTCTCAGGTAGTGACTTATCTTGTGGCTCAATTTCTTGGAGCAATGCTTGGAGCCTTAGTTCTCTACTTGCATTACTACCCACATTGGAAGGAAACCAAAGATGCTGGTACGATTTTAGCTTGTTTCTCAACTGGGCCAGCTATCCGCCACACTTGGTCAAACCTTTTTGGCGAAGCTTTAGGAACAGCTGTTTTAGTGATTACGGTAATGGCCATTGATCCTAATAAAGTAGCTGCTGGTTTTGGTCCGATTATTGTTGGTTTTGTGGTTATGGCAGTTGGTTTTTCACTTGGAGCAACGACAGGTTATGCCATCAACCCAGCGCGTGACCTTGGGCCACGTATCATGCATGCCTTACTTCCAATCCCAAATAAAGGAGATTCTGACTGGTCATACGCTTGGATTCCAGTTTTAGGTCCAATCCTTGGTGGGGTCGCAGGTGCCTTGATTTATCAAGTGATTTTAAATATGATGTAATGAACTGAAAAAGTTGGGTCTAGGACTCAACTTTTTTTGGTGGCTAAGAAGTGTTCTTTTACAGGTTTTCCCTTTTCTTGGACCGGAGCTTTCAGTATAATAAAGTTAACGTGATTTAAAAATGAGGGTGACAATGAGAAGATTACTAACCACCATGATTAAGTGCAACCAAGATTTACCAAAGAACAGCCTGGTGGTTGACATGACCTTAGAAAAAGCTGCGCAATTATATGAAAATCAAGTGCTCACGGATACCCAACGTTTCCGGAAAATAAGGTTTAGTGAATCAGGGCTGACGCTTGAGGTCCGATTCTTGAAGAAGCAGCCAGTTCAGTGGCTATCAGAATCCACCAATAGTAATCAATTAGAAGAAAAGGCTAGTAAGTTTTTAGCAAAAGATGATCAGGCAATAAAAATCAGTCAAGCCGCTCTTGCTCAATTTCTAGAGGATACCGGGGATCAAAATCCTATTCACCGAAAAGCGCCTTATATTTTACCTGGAGCATTCTTACTCGAGCAGGTGAGTGATAGGCTAGCTATCGATTATCGTCGATTACATTTGCGCTTTTATGCGCCAGCGGTTTTAGATAGCCCTATCCAATTGATGGTGAAAGGAAGAGCCATTGGCCTGTTTCAGGCTGGTAAATTAGTAGCTAAAGGAGATTATGACCATGACGGATATTTATATTGCTGCAGGCCTTAGAACCCCTATCGGTTTAGTAGGGAAACAATTTGCTAAAGAACAACCAGAAATCCTTGGAGCAAAGCTCATCAATGCTTTACAAAATAAGTATCCAGCTTCTATTGACCAAGTGATTTGTGGCAATGCCGTCGGAACGGGTGGTAATATTGGGCGCTTGATGACCCTGTATTCTCATTTAGGAGAATCTGTCCCTGCTTTGACGGTTGATATGCAATGTGCTTCGGCTGGTGCAGCTCTTTCCGTGGGTTATGCTAAAATCAAGGCAGGTATGGCAAGTAACCTTTTAGTGGGAGGGATTGAAAGCAGCTCCTTACAACCTGAATCGGTATATGCTTCAGATGATTGGCGCCAGGGAGCCTACAAAGTTGCACAGTTTTCTCCAGATAGCAACAGTCCATTTGCGATGATTGAGGGGGCAGAACGAGTAGCAGCTGATTATGGCTTTACTAAGAAGTATTTGAATCACTGGACATTGAGGAGTCATCAAAAGGCTAGTCGTTGCCAGGAGCAAGCCCTGTTAGTTGACCTTATATTAGACCTGCCAGGGGCCAGTGATCAAGGCATTCGACCGCACTTGTCAAGTAAGGTGTTGTCAAAGGTGCCCCCTATCTTAGGAGAGGGTCACGTGATTAGTGCAGCGAACGCCTGCCTCACCCATGATGCTGCTGCCTTTTTACAGCTAAGTAGTCAGCCTTCAGCTTTTAAACTTATCGATGTGGTAGAAGTAGCAGGAGACCCACAGCGTAGCCCTTTAATGGTGGTTACAGCTAGTCAAGTCCTTTTGGCAAAGCATGGTCTAGGGATGGCAGATATGACATCTATTGAATGGAATGAAGCCTTTGCCGTTATTGATGGTTTATTTGAAACCCATTATCCAGATTTATTGGACCGCTATAATATATTTGGAGGAGCTCTGGCCTACGGGCATCCTTTTGGAGCTTCGGCAGCTATTATTCTCTTACATTTAATGAAGGCTTTAGAAATTAAGCAAGGGCGGTATGGTTTGGCAGCTATTCCAGCAGCGGGAGGGCAGGGAGTTGCCTTCTTGGTAGAATACAATCAGGAGTGGTGCAATGCTAACTAGACTGAATCAGTGGGCGAAGGAATGTCCTGATAAGAGAGCTGTTGTGACGGATCAACAAACCTTGACCTATTATGAATTATGGCAAGCTATTGTAACTGATAAAAAGGTGCCGCCAGAAGAGTGTCCACAGGTTATTCACGAGCAACATTACCTCAAGCAGTTGATTGCCTTTTTACAAGGGTTACGGCAAAATAGTCACCCTCTTATTACCCATCCCAATATGCCTGATGGCTACCAACAGCAGATTAGGCAGGATAATCAAAAGCCACCGACACAGGCTGACTTTGCAGTCTTGAGTTCGGGTTCTACAGGTCAAGCTAAATTATTTTGGCGGTCATTGTCTTCGTGGACTGAGATGTTTGACTATCAAAATCAGGTTTTTGGCCTGAATGCAGATACAAGTCTTTTTTTACATGGGAGTTTTAGTTTTACTGGTAATTTAAATTTGGCCTTGGCACAACTTTGGGCAGGTGGTTGTATTGTTTGGACACAAAAACTATCTTTTAAGACCTGGCTTATGTTATGGCAAGAAGAGCAAGTTAGTCATCTTTATCTGTTGCCGACTTATCTCAATCGTATATTGCCCTATCTCACTAAGGTCAATATGACAGCTACCCACCTCTTAACCTCTTCGCAACTGATGTCACCTGACTTACTCCAGCGTTATTATCAGACATTTCCTCAGCTCGAAGTTGTTATCTTCTATGGAGCTAGTGAATTGTCGTTCATCACTTGGTGTAATGGCAAAGACGCTTTAGAGACAGCAGGTTTGGTGGGGGATCCTTTTCCAGGTGTCAACATCAGTCTTGTGGATAAACAAATTTTTGTGGAAACCCCTTATGCCATTGAAGGCATTAAACAGCCCTATAGTGTGTCAGATTTTGGTGACATGTGCTCCGCTGGTTTAATATTGAAAGGACGACGAGATGACTGGGTCAACCAACAAGGTGTCAAATGCCATCTTCCTAGCCTTGTGGAATTGGTTGCACAAGCTTCAGGTGTAAAGGAAGCCACCGCGCTCAAAGTGGGGAGCGGTTTAAACCAAGCTGTCCTTCTGGTCTTAGTCTTGACTGAGAATCAGAAGTTGGCAGCGATCAAAGACTTTTTAGTCTCTCACCTTAGCCCTTGGGAATTGCCTAAATATTATCTTCTTGTAGACCAGCTTCCGCTTAACGATAGCGGTAAAATTGATCGAGCAGCTCTGCTGGCTTTATTACCATCTAAAGGGACATAGGTTTGGCAGTTGCAGTTTACTTTTAGAGGTTATCAACTGACCCGAAATGTTGAATATGGTATAATAAGGTCCAACAATGAAGGGGGAAAAGGCAATGACACAGGCTATTCTAGGTCGTTACCAAGCTTTGAAAGAGTATCAAAGAGCTGGTTTATCGAACCAATCCTTTCGAGCGTTAGCGGAAGAAGCAGTCATTGATAGTCGTCTTGGGTCCCCTAGTTTCTGGATGATTTGGCCAATTGAAAAAAAGGCGAAAACAATCAAAGCATTACTGACATTTTTACTTGATTTGGTAGAAATGCCTGTCGAGTTAAGCGGTCAGCTAGAGGATACCAAGGCCTTGCTCGCTCACTTTTCTCCTGACTTATCACCAGACCATCCTTTTTGGAAAGAGATTGCTAGCTTAGTTGACCAAGCTTTTCCGGCTAGAACTTTAGGAGAAATGGGTGACTTGGAAAGACGTTTGCATCAATTTCGCTATGTGATTTCCAGCCAGCAGGCTCAATATATTCGGAACCATTACAAACAAGAAGAAATGACCGACGGCCAGGCTTTGGCTATGTTTCTGAGAGCTAAAAAAGGACCTGCTTTATGGCGGCGTTCCCCTGATTATACTTTGCTGGATTCAGCTAGACTACATAACAAACTAAAAATTGAGGGAGAAAAAGTCATTTTTCCCGACCACGAGCTTTCTTATAACATTAAAGTTTTGCTTTGGTTTCATACCGAATTCATCCTTGACAATAAGGGATTTTTCCTGAATGAAATCGATGGAGAGGTGGTGACCGAAAAAGGAATTGTGAATGGTGCTTCCTTTAACTATGGTACAGATGGTCCTAGGCATTGGGATTTGGATGTTGATCCCATACGGCGTCATGATCCCAATTTTAGACGTGAGGTGACTAGAGGTTTCCAATCCCCGTCGCGAGTTTTTCGCAAATGGTTTAAGCAAAATAGAAATGATTTTGCCTTTTCTTACTTTAATGCTAAGGGACTTTATAGTTCAGACCATAAGAGTAGCTTTTCTATGGTCAAACAAGAGGCCAAAAAGTTTAAACGACTTATCAAGCATGGAATCTCCAAGAAATAATGGCGATAAAAAAGAAGAATTTTATGGCACTGAATCCCTAAAATGAGACAAAAGAAAAACACTCCTGTTGAAATCTAGTAAACTAGAAACAGGAGTGTTTTATTATGGTTAAAAAAGCATATTCATGGGAAACTAAGCTGGCTTTGTCGGACACGCACCAAGAAAGTTCCCAATTTGGGTAAAGCTTATGATTTAACAGATAACAAATTGAGTCGGGATTTCCATTCCGATAAGCCTATGGAAAAGCTTGTAACAGATATTACCTACCTATATTATTTCGGTAACTGTAAATTGTATCTCTCATCAATTATGGATCTCTATAACCGAGAAATGATAGCTTACACTATCTCAGAGTGTCAGGACACGGATTTTTTACTAGACACCCTTAATCAGTTAAAATTGCCTAAAGGAGCACTCTTACACAGTGACCAAGGCTCAGTGTATACTTCTATGGCTTACTACCAGGCTTGCACGGAAAAAGGCATTATCTGCTCAATGTCTCGAAAAGGAACACCTGCAGATAATGCCTGTATTGAATGATTTCACTCCGTCCTAAAGACTGAAACCTTTTATCTCCATAATAGGAGAAAATACAACAAAGATAGTATAACAAATATTGTTAAAAATGACATTACATTTTATAATGAAACTAGACTTCAACAGAGATTAAACGACCAGTTTTCTGTACAGTACAGAAAACTGGTCGCCTAAAAGTGTTTTTCTTACGTCCCACTATTAGGGTGCAGTGTCGTAGCCCTCTTCTTTTTTTGTATTTAGTTAGCTTGAGCCCATTTTTTAGCCAGCGTTCTAGAGAACTGGGAAATGGACATATTAATTAGAAAATAAAGCCCGGCTACTATGCCGTAGAGAAGAAAAACGTCCCTTGGTTCAAAATAGCGGCCCATTAAAATTTGACTATTTCCAAAGAGCTCTTGAATAGCAAGAACAGAGTAGAGTAAGGAAGTGTCTTTAATAACAGTGACAAACTGAGAAATAATCGCTGGGAGCATTTTCCGGAAAGCTTGGGGAAAAATAATTAAGCGGAACACCTGAAAATGGGTAAATCCTTGAGATAAACCAGCTTCCGTCTGCCCATGATTAACGGCATTTAACCCACCTCGAATGATTTCTGCTAGGGCAGCAGACGTAAAGACTGTAAAGGCAGTGATTCCCGCAGTGATGGATTCCATTTTAAACACTAAAAAAATGATAAAAATCCACAACAAATTGGGCACATTTCTGACAAATTCAATATAAATGCTAGCAATCATACCAAGTGGCTTGGAGTGGCTATTACGCATCACCGCTAGAAGTGTTCCAAACAAGGTTGATAAGATAATAACGGCTAGAGAAATAAAGAGAGTTAGGCCCAACCCTTCTAGTAAAAAAAGGAGATTGGAGTAAGTTAATAAGGGTGACATACATGGTCTCCTTTCTAAAGAGAATAGGTTTCTTTGTTACGCTCTTCTTGTCGACGTCCAAAGATGGCGATAGGAAAGCAGAGAATAAAGTATAAAAAAGCAGCTCCTGCAAAAGCGGGCACATAATAAGTAGTGTCATAAGCCCATACTTTAGCAGTAAACATAAGGTCTGCTCCTGAGATAATAGCAACGATAGAAGTGTTTTTGATGAGGTTAACCACTTGATTTGTTAAAGGTGGTAAAATGGTTCTCACCGCCTGAGGGATGATAATCAGAGACATGGTTTGCAAACGCGTAAATCCTTGAGATAAGGCCGCTTCGGTTTGTCCTTTAGGAACAGCTTCGATACCAGAGCGGATGACTTCTGCAATGTAAGCTGCGTGATAAAGGCCTACACAACAGACGGTAGTCATAAAAGCAGATGGCATGATAAAGCCTTTAGACATGATAGCAAGACCATAATACATAAAGACGACTTGAACCAATAAGGGTGTGTTTTGATAAAACTCGACATACATTCTTGAGACGATACGGCTTCCTTTTTGCTTAGCAGTGGAAAGACCACCTATTATCACACCGAGCACCATGGCTAACAAAAGCGCTGCTAAAGAAACGCCTAGTGTATAAAGGAATGCCTTGAGAAATAGTGGAAAGTGGTTAAAAAAAGCCGTCCACTGAGGTAAGGCAACTAAATTCGTAGTTGTTAATAAAGTCATAGCTTCTCCTTTCTTATGGTTTTCTTGTGGCAGGTATCAACCCATACTTACGATAAATCTTAGCAAGGCTTCCATCTTTTTGCCATTGCTCAAGCAATTTATTGATATGGGTAATCAAGGCTTTGTTTGATTTTGTCGTAGCAACTCCGTAGGCTTGTTGATTAAACCCTTCGGTTAAGATAGTTGTTTTTTGATTGGTGTAACCTGATAAAATGGATTTATCAACACTAAAACTAGCAATGCGATTGGCGTACAGTGAGATGGCGAGTTCAGGGTAAGAGCCCAGCTGGACAAATGAAAAGGATAGGTCGTGAGCTTTACCATATTCTTCAATAGCATTTTTGGTGGTTGATCCTTGGGCCACTCCAATTGTTTTTTGATTGAGCTCCTTAATGGATGTGATTGCATCGGATTTTTTGACTAAAAAACCAATTTCATCTAAATAATAGGGATTAGAGAAGGCATATTGCTTTTGGCGTTCAGGTGTAATAGTATAAGTGGCAATAATCATATCTAACTGTTGATTATCTAGTAAGGCTTCTCGAGTTTGAGCAGTTACAGCAGTAAACTGAGGTTTAACGTCCAAAGCTTTAGCAATTTTTTTGGCGATATCAATCTCCATTCCTTCAAACTGACGGTGCTTAGGATGATAATACCCAAAATTAGGGACGTCTTGTTTGACACCGATACGGAGTTGACCTTTCTTAGTAATTTGTTTTAAGACGTTAGGGGTTGTCAACTCGCTTGCTTGGCTTAAATTAGGGCAAGTCAGTGTCAGCAAAAAACAGAGAACTAACAGAGAATACTTTTTCATTAGCAAGCTCCTTTACCGTGTTTTTTCTGTTTTGTGGTGACTACGGAATCACTTGTATGGTTAATCATTTTGCTCAAAAATTGTTGGGCACGAGGTTCCTT
Coding sequences within it:
- a CDS encoding ABC transporter permease encodes the protein MQSFWKRYKPFISAGIQELMTYRVNFFLYRLGDVMGAFVAFYLWKAVFDSSKQSLINGFTLSDMTFYIIMSFVTALLTKSDSSFMIGEEVKDGSIIMRLLRPVHFAASYLFMEIGFRWIVLISVGFPFLVVIFGIKLMAGMSFWQLLATVFLYLLSLLLAFLINFYFNICFGFSAFVFKNLWGSNLLKNALVAFMSGSLIPLAFFPKMVATVLGLLPFSSLVYTPVMIVIGKYRFEQIGVAIGLQFFWLMVMILLSHVIWKQVQDHLTIQGG
- a CDS encoding ABC transporter permease: MAKLRRMHAIFIKQYLKQIMEYKVDFVVGVLGVFLTQGLNLLFLKVLFQHIPSLDGWTFQQIAFIYGFSLIPKGIDHLFFDNLWALGQRLVRKGEFDKYLTRPISPLFHVLVETFQVDALGELLVGIILLVTTMGTLTWSIPKVLLFILVIPFATLIYTSLKIATASISFWTKQSGAVIYIFYMFNDFSKYPMSIYHSLLRWVISFVIPFAFTAYYPASYFLTGQHLAFNIGGLVIVSLLVLALSLKLWNWGLGVYESAGS
- the dhaQ gene encoding DhaKLM operon coactivator DhaQ codes for the protein MVTILNQTQTLISQYIASVLAAHPHLAQLQDLPIIYNRHLDDQLIPILSGGGSGHEPAHSGFVGDGMLSAAIYGDIFTPPTATDILEALRFLDKGKGVFVIIKNFEADIREFSQAIHLARQEGRNIKYIISHDDISVEPKKQFQMRHRGLAGTILLHKILGAAAQRGASLDDLEHLAFDLATEIATIGFATKSASLPNAALPLFDLPDHQISYGIGIHGEEGYRTVPFMSSEHLAVEIVNKLQIKFHWQEDEHFILLVNNLGTATDLEQGIFLNDIHQLLDLEGLHLPFIKNGKFMTSLDMTGISVTLCRLKDRQWLDYLQAPTNAYAW
- the dhaS gene encoding dihydroxyacetone kinase transcriptional activator DhaS, with translation MATSLITKKKIAKAFKKQLAVKSFDKISVVDIMDQAQIRRQTFYNHFLDKYELLDWIFETELQEQVTHNLNYISGFQLLEELLFYFERNKTFYAQLFDIKGQNDFYSYFVDYCQVLMAKIISEYQSQEMSQSDDSDYLAFLIHYHARALADMIKGYVSQSEPKPCLTYLKQLILTSIH
- the dhaK gene encoding dihydroxyacetone kinase subunit DhaK, yielding MKKIMNDATQIVDDMLQGLAYMHDDLVERLDGYDVIVRKAEKTGKVALISGGGSGHEPSHAGFVGEGMLSAAICGAVFTSPTPDQILEAIKAADEGAGVFMVIKNYSGDIMNFEMAQELAEMEGIDVASVVVDDDIAVENSLYTQGRRGVAGTILVHKILGHAAREGKSLADIKALADELVPNIKTIGLALSGATVPEVGKPGFVLEDDEFEYGVGIHGEPGYKKEKLQSSSVLAQELVTKLADSFDMSAGQHYGILVNGLGATPLMEQYVFANDVAKLLAEKDVTVSFKKIGDYMTSIDMAGLSLSLIKLDKDEWTEALQSDVITPAW
- the dhaL gene encoding dihydroxyacetone kinase subunit DhaL, with product MQAQDAIKWMTLFNDKIQVNKDYLSQLDTPIGDGDHGGNMARGMSAVMENLDGKEFASAADVFKVVAMQLLGKVGGASGPLYGSAFMGLSKASEDSSLADALQAGLDMIQKRGKAEKGEKTMVDVWIPVIEALKNDGLTKDVVEEAVLATKDIQATKGRASYVGERSVGHIDPGSFSSGLLFEAMLEAEVV
- the dhaM gene encoding dihydroxyacetone kinase phosphoryl donor subunit DhaM — encoded protein: MSDLGIIIVSHSKNIAQGVVDLISEVATDVAITYVGGTEDGGIGTSFDQVQAIVDANPKDDLLAFFDLGSARMNIEMVSDFSDKTITLNVVPIVEGAYTAAALIQAGADKDAILSQLEELTINK
- a CDS encoding MIP/aquaporin family protein yields the protein MMNFIGELLGTFILVLLGDGVVSACILNKTKAQNSGWIAIVLGWGIAVTVAVYISGFMSGAHLNPAVTLAMAAIGSLPWSQVVTYLVAQFLGAMLGALVLYLHYYPHWKETKDAGTILACFSTGPAIRHTWSNLFGEALGTAVLVITVMAIDPNKVAAGFGPIIVGFVVMAVGFSLGATTGYAINPARDLGPRIMHALLPIPNKGDSDWSYAWIPVLGPILGGVAGALIYQVILNMM
- a CDS encoding hotdog family protein; translated protein: MRRLLTTMIKCNQDLPKNSLVVDMTLEKAAQLYENQVLTDTQRFRKIRFSESGLTLEVRFLKKQPVQWLSESTNSNQLEEKASKFLAKDDQAIKISQAALAQFLEDTGDQNPIHRKAPYILPGAFLLEQVSDRLAIDYRRLHLRFYAPAVLDSPIQLMVKGRAIGLFQAGKLVAKGDYDHDGYLYCCRP